The genome window CCCGACATCGGGTATATTACAACCACCATTTTCTAAACCCGAAAGAACCGAGCGAAGCCAGGCCATATAAACCAACCCCGCATTTCCTAAAccctagagagccgagcgaagcgaggccataCATCAAAACTCAGCATTCCCTAAAGCCTAACCTTATCGGCATTTTCCAAACCCTAAAAAGCCGAGCGAAGAGAGGCCATTCACACCGACCAGCACAAACCTAACCGGTATTCCCTAAAGTgtaaagagccgagcgaaaCGAGGCCATACAAACTTAACTGGCACATTCTAAACACCAAAGAGCCGAGcgaccctttttgcaacaccctgtataagtttATGGTGCCAAGTAGATACCTAAATGAACATTAGTTTACCAATAACTATCTACTTAttcagttaaaattttaacatcgCATTCACGTCAACATACGGTTGTGTCCAGGGAGACATAGCCACACCCACTTGTTTCcttaatggacaacatttcaaaaaactaaagctgctataaatcgaaaaccatttcgagatttagctctaaaggacacaaaaaaaatgtttttgtattttttggatgtatcattttcgagaaaatcataaaatagtaaaaaagtgctgatgacgtcatgcatcaggtgcgatgcattttgatgatcaaagactatagatttaaaaacaaagtaactgtcactttcatttttgattgaatttgacgttttatcgtgacgttgttgtttatttgggtcattttcattaattctgttctgacactttctgactatttttttatttattattaacagatgacctctatataatatgtcccagagcatgccaccgcctacacagctgaaaaaatgcttctgcttatttttttacatgataagtacctactttccatcatcagaaatatcaatgtcatttgaaaatgacccatttgttggttggcatgtaaacaaagtttaaatgtcacttgtcagtgtcatttatgttttttttcgagactcaggcaatagacaaaaataaaaattgagcctaatatgtgacttcacttccggttttaaaataatttactttaaagttaaaaataacatgcaaaaattaatgtatatacaaaataaaaaaatacgggtccactaattttctataatctttccgaatagctaataaaaatatagggtaaagaaaatgaaatgttgtccattgtaaCTGTAGTCTGTTGTTGCAGTTGATAGGCACGGCGTCCATATCGGAGTGGCTCGGCGCCGGCCCGCGCAGCGCCGCGCGCCTGCACGCGCTCGCCGTCAGCAAGCGGTCagtataatcatcatcatcatcatcacgctTAAGTACCTGCCTAATTAATTTGTCTAAAACATCATAGTTACCTAACTTTCTCCCAGAAGACAGATTTGATCTAGTCTGGGAACAAGTGCTCACTAGCcttttaataatttgataCACCCAAAAGTAGGGGATACAGGATATTGTGCCCAAAATACAGGTTACCCTAGTTTGGATAACGATGTCCTTCTTCCCTTTCTTAGTGAAAGGGAAGAAGGACATCGTTATTAcctatttcaaataaaatattttgcaatgtaatattataaggccaattgtaacttttcataaataaacgtttttatttatttattttatttatcagtccgtatctgcccactgccgggtataagcctcttccctaaggcagcgttcccactacgccggaccggcagatctgccgcgccggtaaatctgccggaagagctagtggctgtacaatttatatgaagctattcacattatcccgggtccggcatttttgccgagcccggcatttctaccgaacgttttgtcactacgaattgccggtagaacgaccgggcccggagtaatgtgaacgagtttgtgccggtatctgtcccccgctcgccccgctcgtgctcccctcgcccctggatgtaaaatgaaaagaatggaaaatctttcccgtaaaatagggtgtacccaatgttttcttttattttcccttctattaagataccaccacaacacaacaatttcgtcgtccattgtgcgcgcaggtccaaattcaactgaggactgtctgaatttcttccgggatccgatgtaatgtgaacactctgtccggtgtccggttttcggcagatctgccgcgccggtaaatctgccggaagagctagtggctgtacaatttatatgaagctattcacattatcccgggtccgacatttttgccgagcccggcatttctaccgaacgttttgtcactacgaattgccggtagaacgaccgggcccggagtaatgtgaacgagtttgtgccggtatctgtcccctgctcgccccgctcgtgctcccctcgcccctggatgtaaaatgaaaagcatggaaaatctttcccgtaaaatagggtgtacccaatgttttcttttattttgccttctattaagataccaccacaacacaacaatttcgtcgtccattgtccgcgcaggtccaaattcaactgaggactgtctgaatttcttccgggatccgatgtaatgtgaacactctgtccggtgtccggttttcggcagatctgccggtccggcgtagtgggaacgctgcctaacACGTCAtctcttccggtcctgtgcgaGTCTAGTCCTAATCTTTCTTCTTCAGCAACCTCATTATTGGCACCTTTCTATGTATCTgtcatggcgagctgattttccgcatttagcctctaaggtgggccattatgcgtgaaatacctatgcggtgactagctattaagccatccaagctcacgccagagagccagtagacgacctaggttGCTTATGACTTTCCGGAGGGACCCCGAATATTGGCACCTTtatttgacggtcgaatggcgtagtggttagtggccctgactggtatgccgaaggtcccgggttcgattcccggctggggcactCGGGTCTTtcgtgttgatatttatatttagtatgtatctatctatgtatttgtgtagatatatcaggtGTCCGACACctataacacaggttctgcctagcttggggatggatgaccgtgtgtgagatgtcccacatattattattaatacattttcTCCCTCTCAGTTGGTGTAACCTGGGCATCGGCAGTGCAttagcggcggcggcggcgcggcgcgcgctcgtCACTGGCAAATACACCGTGGAGGCTGCGGCGAGCGAGCTGCAGGCCTCCGCGCAACACATGTTCTATAAGAGGGGGTGTGTGTTACTGTTCCCGCTGCACGGGTCCCGTTATCGACATAGATAAAGATTACTTTAttgcgattcgccataaatacgacGCGCATTTAAATAGTTGCATGTCAATAGCGGCACGGGTCCGTTGTCGACATAGATAAACATcgctatatcgcgattcgccataaatacgacGTTCTGATTGGTTTAACGCGCATTAAAatagtttatcgacgtcgataaccaACCCGTGTTGCATATTATCATGATTATATGAATACCATTCCTGTAATGCCTGCCTCGCCGCGTCTAGTGAGGCAAGTAAGTAGGTGCGGGGGTGCTCGGCTCCAGCACCTGtgagctgcccccccccccctggcggcggcggcggccagaGAGCTGCAGGCCGCCGCGCTACACATGTTCTATAAGAGGGGGGGTGTGTTATCTACTTACTGAACATCTCATCTGTCCCCGCTGCATGGGTCCGTTATCGACATAGATAAACAATGATATATCGCTATTcgataaataaagttaatcgACTATTCGCCATAAAATAGTtaatcgacgtcgataacagacCCGTGCCGCGGGGACATaccagtaagtacttaaatcaTTATATACCATTCATTTCATTCCTGCCAAAAAGAGCTGTTTGTGGACTTTTTTCAAAGTAACCTCTAAATTcttggtaagtaggtaagtaggtactaggtatgATGCATATACTGAAGCTACTAGGTATGGTATTTGTGACCTGCTCACTGCACACCCCAGCCGGAGTGGCCTGGGCATCGGCAGTGCactagcggcggcggcggcgcggcgcgcgctcgtCACTGGCAAGTACACCGTGGAGGCCGCGGCGAGCGAACTGCAGGCCTCCGCGCAACACATGTTCTATAAGAGGGGGTATGTTTAGTCTCCGCTGCATGGGTCCGTTATCGACATAGATAAACAAtgctatatcgcgattcgccatacaTAAAGATGATGCTGCGATTGATTCAACGCGCATTAAAatagtttatcgacgtcgataacagacCCGTGCCGCTATTGATATGTAACTATTTTAATGCGCGTTCAATAATCAAAACGTATTTATgacgaatcgcgatatagcaATGTTTATCTATGTCGATAACGGACTCGAGTAGTTCgaattatagttattatacGAGTACCATTCCTGTAATTTCTGCCTCGCCGCGTCTAGTgagttaagtaagtaggtgCGGGGGTGCTCGGCTCCGGCACATGtgagctgccccccccccGGAGTAACCTGGGCATCGGCAGTGCAttagcggcggcggcggcggcgagtgcGCCGTGGAGGCTGCGGCGAGCGAGCTACAGGCCTCCGCGCAACACATGTTCTATAAGAGGGGGTATGTTTTCCAGTTCCAGCTGCACGGGTCCGTTATCGATATAGataaatattgctttatcGCGATTCGCCGTAAATACGACGTGCTGATTGATTGaatgtacatttaaaaaaattgtctaCGTCGATAACCCTCTCGTGCCGCACAGACAATCCAGtagttaaaattaacattattatataagtaccatTCCTTTAATTTCCTTTAGGCTTAGTACACCCTTTTtgccacaccctgtataattaaatCTGTCTTTCCCCAGTTGGTCATCCCGAGGGTCGTACCACCGTCGCCTGGTCGGCTCGGCATTGACTCTCGTCATAACTCAGTACGGGAAAGACCTGGACATGGCGTGAGTACGACGCCATCTTGTCGCGACGCTAGCGCCACTGGGCGGCGGTGGCGGGAATCGGAACTAAAATCAAGATCTGAATAGAGTTAAGATTGTAATTTACTGTGTTTTACTGACTTTTATAATGACTGATTTGTAATCTCAACATTCCTAACCTTTTTATGGtttatgaatttatattttatcatgtTCAAACTTTaactgtactaccacaaaaaacctTTGCTTTAACTACCACAACAAgagtttaaaacgaaattttacagattttgtacacgtttgacagcgcttaacacctgttaaatacggtcttagtttttgtggtaaggccctaagTTTCCACactataaaacaataattacttaGCCAATCTTAAAAGCGATTGTCACATTGAATATTTGGACAGCACTTACTAATCTTACAGGCTATTACAGTAATTTCTTATGTAATGTATACGCATAATTATAGTCCTAATGTTAAGGTTTAACATGTAACAAactatttaggtaagtactcttATTATGTAGTACAGAATATACTcgaataacaaaaataaatgcattttatttCTTCACCGTTTAATCATCAGGTACTTACCAACACAAAATGTACTTAGAATCAAATATCACATAATAGTAGTTCAATCATTGTAACATAACATAGCTTACAACTAAGGTTGATAATCCATTGGTGCGTTGTGTAGCGTCGTCGTCGTCcaaatgaacaataaaaaaatgagtaacAGCGACGACGaacgcaccaatggggcctcaccCTTAAGATAACAcagatacaaaaataacaaagaaactatttttttatttaaacccACCAAAAGGGGAGTCTGTTTATGTCGTATTAATGCTCAGAAaaggctgaaccgattttaattaaCTTGTGCACTCGGTGAGTTTTGTTAATTAAGTCTTATTTAAccacttatttttatcaatcGTTGGCCCTGCCAAGcatacctaataattataatgtctATGTATTAATAAGGCACAGAAAATCCTCTATCCTAGACCAGTAGACAGCTACCATCCGTTACCCAGCAGAAGCTGTAGTTTGTCCACACCTACCACCACCTgaaaagtaattataattatatgtttgtatattatttttaacaaaagtgAATTGAAATGGTTCTAAGTGAACAATTTTGTGGCGTTATAAAGTCATAAATCAAATATGCATTTTCAccgaaaaatattatttacggCAGTGAAATATCCGATATACCTACACGTATCTTTGCAACAGAAAAAGTGCTGATACggcttattttgtttttatcgtTCACTCTTTCATTAAacaagtttattttaaatctaaattaaggTATACAGCGACACTTATGCACCTATATGTAGGAAAGATTGCAGACAGTATGGTGAATGAACGAAGGAAAGAAGTCGTGAACTTACCTTCATTCTATCTGGATGATGTTTGTTTGCCGACTGTGTCGTCAGATGTTTCAAAGTCGCCAGAAGCTCCGATTCACTAGAGTTCTGAACTTTAATCTTATTGGATAAAGCTATTCCATCACCACTCATACTGTTATCTGCATCTCTTTCTAACATTACTACGTCTTCATCATCGGTTATAGAAATAACTTCACTTTCTAATTTAACTTCAATAACATCATCTTCGCTTGGTTGTTTATTTTCGTTAACATCATTTGTTTCCATTACTTCTGggtttttagtatttaattctGCATCTCCGTCTAGCTCACCAGAGAGCATATTGTTTTCCTTTTCTGTCGCAAGACTCTCTTGAATGTTTGCTGTAACTACAAGGTCTGTCACTGAGACTTGTTCTTTCTTACTCGCTATATTATCACTGCCTTTTTCTGTCTCAATAATAGTGTCTTCCAGTGTTATTACCTCATTGTCTATAGCCATGTCACTATCATTTTCTAAGGTTGCTAACACTTCCTCCAAATTCTCACTAAGGATTGTAAGGTCCCCTTTTTCTTTATCATCTGCATTATGAGTTTCATTTTCTCTGTCATTTACTGATGTATCATTGACTCTTGCTATTTTATTCGTAGACATATCTTTTTCACTTTCTATTATTTCTATAGACATGTCACCTTTATAATCATTACTTTCTTTATCACACACAGAAGTACTATTTTGTTTATCAACATCTCCGATATCTTTACCATTTGTTtcagtaactttttcattattttctttcacatcAATAACATTCTTAGCAGCAACTTTACTTCGTTCTCTTTTGCTCTCATTCTCGCCAGTATCGCCTCTCTCTATCGCTCGTAATGTTCGCCCGAGTAGTAAGACGGCTTGGTACTGTGTTTTAGCGTCGAGACCTCGCCATGATGACGTCACGAGGGGTATGAGAGTTTCCACAGTGACTGGTGTTGATGTACACTGTaatgtaaatacatattttttaaagaactttcatcttgtataaataatcaaaaaGAGAAGTAAGAGTATAATCTGCCGAACAACCGATTTCTAGCACCACACACCGAAACATACACTTATATCGAGACGGGAGTGCCAGCATTAGTCAGAGGTGTTGAGTGTAAAACATGTTAAAATGAATTCTCTTTTCTGCTTCATCTTACTTAACTTATCAGATAGAAACAACctaaagtataataattatgttctatTTGAATCGGTACTGTTCTTAAAACATATGTGTTCATTTATCAAATTCTCATTCAATAGTAtacaaaaactttaactttTACCACTTCAAACAGAGCACCTAAACATACAAACCTCCATCCAATCACAGCCCAGCAGTCTCCTCAATGCGGCCCCCGCCACCGCGGCGGCGACGCGctcccccccgccccccgccgcgccccgcaGCGCCGCCGACACCCGCAGCGAGGCAGCCGGCTCGAGGGACGGCAGGGTGCAGACGATGGTGGAGGTCAGCTGGTCGAGCTGTGGGTGGTGCGATGTTTGCGTTGTGGATTTGCGGAAGCTTGTTAAAGTTGGAAATTGGGGGCTAAGTTTTTTGAAAACAAATAGGATTCTTTAAAAACgttacttatacctacataattttgtaataagtattgtgtaaaatgtggCAATGTGGCGTGGCAATTCAGGCAAAAATGTGTCCtaataatttttgaaacaaTTAATTAGTACACGTAGGTACATTCTAATAAACGCGCAGCGAAGCAGCTGGCTCAAGGGACGGGAGGGTGCAGACGATGGTGGAGGTTAGCTGCGCGAGCTGTGGGTGCGATGTTTGCGTTGtggatttgcgaaagtttgttgAGACGGAAATTGTGggctaagtttttttttaaagcgaaTAGGATGCCATCTCAAGACTTGAGTGAGAATAGGTTACATGCCTTCTGATATGCAAGCTATTATTACTCTGTTGAAATGGCGGGGCATGACGGGCAAAAATGTGTTCTTATGAAGGAATGGAGGCTGAGACGATGGTAGAGGTTAGCTGGAAGAGCTGTGGGTGCGATGTTTGCGTTATGGATTTACGGGAGGGGTTTTAGGGTTGATTTCAGTAAATGTAAAGGGAGTTTTCTTTTGCCACCAGGTACCACTCCTTTTGCTATAGGATTCTTAGACGTGGGGTTCAGAATAGGTGCCAATTCCATCTGTACTTATTATGTTAGGGTGTGGGGTTCAGAATAGGTGCCAATTCCATCTGTACTTATTATGTTAGGGTAAGttttttattacctatgttatgttaattttgatttcattAACAAAATTACTAAATGATTAGTCCAATAACAAAATATGAGGATGAACAGATGATGCAGTGGTTAGTGATAAACAGGTAAAGGATCCCATGTTCGATCCCCGTCTGGGGCATATATTTGTATGTCCTATGGGTTTCTGTTTTAATAACCAAAATAACCAAAGTAATACATCAAAAGCATCATACCTGCGTCTCACTAGCCACATTATCCACCAGCTGCCTCAACACCGCGGCGGCCCCCCGCGCtccgcgcccccgcgcgccgcccccgcacGCACACACGCTCAGCAGGCTCACACACACATTGAGGAACTCCTCGTCCGTCCATGTGTCGTCACAGGTGAGGAGTAGCGTCACGTTGGTGACTAGCTGGGGGTGGTGGAAAAGTAATGGTTAGGTTTATTCTTGGCAGATGCTTAAAATTTTTGAAAAGGTTGGCATTAAGAAATAGATTTTTGCCAGTAAGTTCCACCAGGGTGCTTGAAAGTAGGCACACATTGGTTTgagtttattatgtttatctgGAAATATATGTGATTTGCTGTTGTTATGTCTGTCTCTCTTTAGATAACCATACATAGAAATTATGATTGTTTAATAAAAGTTCATGATAACGAACTTGAGATAAAGGATTCTAAGGACCACTTATGATAATGTCCTCATAACATTAAAagtaacattataattaatgaaaatttttCCTTGTTATTAACCTAACCAACTAAAACTAGCTCCTACTTACACAATCAACCACCTTGCCCGCATCACTCCTTGCTTCCTTTAAACACTGCAACAGCTCTCTACAGAATTCCTTATCCCCTGGTACATTCTCTGCAAAAACTTCCAACAAAGCATCTAATGGGGGCAGAGCAGTGTCTGTAGGTGATGAAGGAATGACAGCTAATTGGTCCAAAGTTGCTGCTAAAGAGGCTTCACCCTCGGACCCTGAGGAGTCCGTGCCAAATAATGCTACCTCCCCGGTCTCTAGCCGGCAAGCCTGCTCGCGCAGGCGACGGATCTCCATGTCACGCATCGCTTCTTGAGCCCTCTGCAGTGCTAGTACATCAGCGTCGGGCATGTTTAGCTGCATCTAGAAAGAAAAGGGGAAAAAACATGTTCATTGCACACAGAAATTAAtgattgataaaaatatacagagTGCATATTAATAAGAAACATTGTGTTCCACTGCTAAAACAGGTTCTCTTGGTACTCattatagttattatattGGATATGTATGCAAAGTATTGGTTCCCAGGATATATGATTGCATTAAGGTTTTGAGGGCAGGCCAAGGTGAGGGGCTAGGGTATTAAGGGTGTCCTTAAGAGAGACCTGTGGCCTGGATGAGTGGCTGAAGATGGGTAactatggattttttttttttcaaattcaaatggtttaatcgacgtaaaattttacaattatttgtaaaattttacgtttgTGAAAAGTTGTAAAACTTACAGATTGGCTGTCGAATATGTTAACGGATATCGGCGGTAATTCGTCATCATCGTAGTCGCTCATGGTTAATATGGTTATGGATGTACgtgttttaaaataactttttcaaTATCGTAATACTTATCGTGttttcgatatttttttttttttatattaggtttAACGGCCCTGGATACGTGTCCTTTTGAGCCAACACTTGTTAGTTCACTTCACTTCACAGTttgtttattgtatttatgatGTATTTATATAGCGGTGCATAAAACTTCTGGTCAGCCAAAAGATCTTGGAGGCGTGTAggtacttcatcatcatcacaaacaCTTTGTAGTTCAGTCACGAGTATCAGTCTGTGAACACCAAAACTTTGACAGTTAAATACGATGTGATTTAAATCAGCGTTATCTTCTTCACAAAAAGTGCATTTCGTATCTTGAACTAAGTTTAATCTCTTCAGGTGAGTCCGGGTCTGGCAATGGCCAAATCTCATTCTATTTATGGTGGTAATGAATTTCCGACAATCAGCTGTTTTATTGCGGTGGTACCAAGGTTGGGCGGGCGGGCTTCCTTGGATATCAGCATACCATCTTCCCTTTTCTTTGCTCGTCTCTTTCCAATAATCATGCCACAGTAATTTCATTTTGTGCTTCAGTTGAGAGTGGTAGTCAGTAAAAGGAATCTTTAGGTCTGTGGAGTGATCTTCATTGTGTTCATTTCTGGTTGCTTGGTCAACTATCTCATTTCCAGTGAATCCTCTATGAGATGGTACCCATACAAACTCAATAGTTTTACCAGTGTTGTACAAATCGTTAATTACATTcttaatattaattactaaataatttacagaATATTTagaacaattattttttaatgcaGTTAAAACACTTAAGGAATCtgagaaaataataaagtttttaaatacaatatttttaacatacaaaaGAGCTTGATAAATGGCATAGCTTTCAGCTGTAAAAATGCTACATTTACTGTCCAACTTAAAACATTTGGTAGATTTATTTTGAGGATCATAAAATGCTGATGTTACTCTATCTGCTGACTTAGACCCATCAGTATACAGAGAATACAAGTTATTAGTATCTAAAAATTGCAGTAGCTCAGCCTGactattaaaattttgtttatttacaataatactattaaaatgaatattataGCCATGTCTGTAAAATGGCCATAAAGAGtctttgtacatatttacagtAATAGACTTTAAGTGAATTATGGTACGAAGTAATTCTGGGATATTACCCAATAATAATTGAGATCTATTTAAATATGGGCCCAAGctattaaatgaaatattatgttgagTTGGAAGAATTCTATTTAAGACACAACTATTATCTGATGCTATTATCTTAAGGCAAAAGCGTTCAGCTATTTGAAATCTTCTGAAATGCAGAGGGGGAATGCAGGTTTCACATTGCATAGCATTAATGGGGGTGGAGCACATAGCACCAGAAATTATTCTTAATgctttattttgtatgataTCCAATTTCTTTAAGGTAGTAATATTTGCATTCATATAAGCTAATGAGCTGTAGTCAAAGTGACTACGAACTATGCTTTTGTATAACATTGATAATATCTTTGGGTCAGATCCCCAATGAACTCCAGCAAGAGATTTCAATATATTCAGTCCTTTACAagcatttttaattatataattaatatgagGTTGAAATGTTAGTCTTTGATCCAACCATATCCCTAAAAATTTCTTATCTTCTAACCATGGTAATggacaattattataaataactctAGAGTTACATATGGTAtgttttttactaaatagcATGACTCCACTTTTATTAGGACTTATGTTCAACTTGAGTTTTCCAAAATAGAAAGAATGGACCTGTTCAAGGGCATCATTTAAGTTATTTACAGCTATATTAACATTTCTATTTACAGTGTATATTAACAAATCATCGGCAAACTGCAAAAATTTTACATTTGTTAGGGTTAAGTATTTATTGATTTGTGAGGTATATATGTTATACAAGAGAGGGGAAATTGTGGCCCCTTGCATTGTCCCTTTGTACACATGTCCTGGTccatgtatattattattaaatttgacaTACATTGTCCtgttatataaaaaattaaatatccaTTTACAGATATGACCTGGAATGCCTATTTCGGACAGGATTTGTATTAGTACAGATGGATTAACATTATCGAAGGCACCTTGGACATcaagaaatgcacaaacaGTTGCTGAGTGACCATGAAAGGAATTCTTAATGTCTTCTACAAGAGAAGTGAAACTTTCTGCAGCACTACGCCCCTTTCGAAATCCAAATTGTTGTTcaggtaatattttatttgtttctacAAAATGATCTAATCTTGTTTTAAGCATAAATTCAAATAGTTTACCTACGCATGAAGAAAGTGCGATTGGTCTGTAG of Plutella xylostella chromosome 26, ilPluXylo3.1, whole genome shotgun sequence contains these proteins:
- the LOC105397770 gene encoding uncharacterized protein LOC105397770, which encodes MSIEIIESEKDMSTNKIARVNDTSVNDRENETHNADDKEKGDLTILSENLEEVLATLENDSDMAIDNEVITLEDTIIETEKGSDNIASKKEQVSVTDLVVTANIQESLATEKENNMLSGELDGDAELNTKNPEVMETNDVNENKQPSEDDVIEVKLESEVISITDDEDVVMLERDADNSMSGDGIALSNKIKVQNSSESELLATLKHLTTQSANKHHPDRMKVVVGVDKLQLLLGNGW
- the LOC105379990 gene encoding uncharacterized protein LOC105379990, which translates into the protein MSDYDDDELPPISVNIFDSQSMQLNMPDADVLALQRAQEAMRDMEIRRLREQACRLETGEVALFGTDSSGSEGEASLAATLDQLAVIPSSPTDTALPPLDALLEVFAENVPGDKEFCRELLQCLKEARSDAGKVVDCLVTNVTLLLTCDDTWTDEEFLNVCVSLLSVCACGGGARGRGARGAAAVLRQLVDNVASETQLFQLTSTIVSASIPS